In Mycobacterium stomatepiae, the following are encoded in one genomic region:
- the ag85A gene encoding diacylglycerol acyltransferase/mycolyltransferase Ag85A, whose protein sequence is MTLVDRFRGAVARMPRRLVVGAAGAALLSGLIGVVGGPATAGAFSRPGLPVEYLQVPSAAMGRDIKVQFQSGGANAPALYLLDGMRAQDDFNGWDINTPAFEWYNQSGIAVVMPVGGQSSFYSDWYAPACGKAGCTTYKWETFLTSELPQYLSANKQVKPTGSAAVGLSMAGSSALILAAYHPEQFPYAGSLSALLDPSQGMGPTLIGLAMGDAGGYKTKDMWGPSSDPAWQRNDPSLQVGKLVANNTRIWVYCGNGKPSDLGGDNLPAKFLEGFVRTSNLKFQDAYNAAGGHNAVWNFDANGTHDWPYWGAQLHAMLPDLQSSLGATPGAGPATAAAAPSQGT, encoded by the coding sequence ATGACGCTTGTTGACAGGTTTCGCGGCGCCGTGGCACGTATGCCACGTCGGCTCGTGGTGGGGGCCGCAGGTGCGGCTCTGCTCTCGGGTCTGATTGGCGTCGTGGGGGGCCCGGCGACCGCAGGGGCGTTCTCTCGCCCGGGTCTGCCGGTGGAGTACCTGCAGGTTCCGTCGGCCGCGATGGGCCGCGACATCAAGGTCCAGTTCCAGAGCGGCGGCGCCAACGCGCCCGCGCTGTACCTGCTGGACGGCATGCGCGCGCAGGACGACTTCAACGGCTGGGATATCAACACCCCCGCGTTCGAGTGGTACAACCAGTCGGGCATCGCGGTCGTGATGCCGGTCGGTGGCCAGTCCAGCTTCTACTCCGATTGGTACGCGCCCGCCTGCGGTAAGGCCGGCTGCACCACGTACAAGTGGGAGACCTTCCTGACCAGCGAGCTGCCGCAGTACCTGTCGGCCAACAAGCAGGTCAAGCCGACTGGCAGCGCTGCCGTCGGTCTGTCGATGGCCGGCTCGTCGGCGCTGATCCTCGCCGCCTACCACCCCGAGCAGTTCCCGTACGCCGGCTCGCTGTCGGCGCTGCTGGACCCGTCGCAGGGCATGGGCCCGACCCTGATCGGCCTGGCCATGGGTGACGCCGGTGGCTACAAGACCAAGGACATGTGGGGGCCGTCCAGCGACCCGGCATGGCAGCGCAACGACCCGTCGCTGCAGGTCGGCAAGTTGGTCGCGAACAACACCCGCATCTGGGTGTACTGCGGTAACGGCAAGCCGTCCGACCTCGGTGGCGACAACCTGCCCGCCAAGTTCCTGGAAGGCTTCGTGCGGACCAGCAACCTGAAGTTCCAGGACGCGTACAACGCGGCCGGCGGCCACAACGCCGTCTGGAACTTCGACGCCAACGGCACCCACGACTGGCCCTACTGGGGCGCGCAGCTGCACGCCATGCTGCCCGACCTGCAGTCGTCGCTGGGCGCTACCCCGGGTGCCGGACCGGCCACCGCCGCGGCTGCCCCGAGCCAGGGCACGTAA
- a CDS encoding esterase family protein, protein MRGLSTLLRVLCVAALTLGFGGVAAGIAGKARAAGYETLMVPSGAMGRDIPVAFLGGGPHAVYLLDAFNAAPDVSNWVTAGNAMGTLAGKGISVVAPAGGAWSMYTNWEQDGSKQWDTFLSAELPDWLAANKGLAPGGHAAVGASQGGYAAMALAAFHPDRFGFAGSLSGFLYPSNTTTNGAILAGLQQFGGVDGNGMWGAPQLGRWKWHDPYVHASLLAQNNTRVWVWSPTNMGGDAAAMIGQAGEAMGNSRMFYQQYRSDGGHNGHFDFPGGGDNGWGSWAGQLGAMSGDIVGAIR, encoded by the coding sequence GTGCGTGGTCTGTCGACGCTTTTGCGGGTGCTTTGCGTTGCCGCACTGACACTCGGTTTCGGTGGTGTGGCGGCAGGGATCGCGGGCAAGGCCCGGGCTGCGGGTTACGAGACGCTGATGGTGCCGTCGGGCGCCATGGGCCGAGATATCCCGGTCGCCTTCCTCGGGGGTGGTCCGCATGCGGTGTATCTGTTGGACGCCTTCAACGCCGCCCCCGACGTCAGCAACTGGGTGACCGCGGGCAACGCGATGGGCACGCTGGCCGGCAAGGGGATCTCCGTGGTGGCCCCCGCCGGTGGCGCCTGGAGCATGTACACCAACTGGGAGCAGGACGGCAGCAAGCAGTGGGACACCTTCTTGTCTGCCGAGTTGCCCGACTGGCTGGCCGCCAACAAGGGCCTGGCCCCGGGCGGGCACGCCGCCGTCGGGGCGTCGCAGGGTGGCTATGCCGCGATGGCGTTGGCCGCCTTCCACCCCGACCGCTTCGGCTTCGCCGGCTCGCTGTCGGGATTCCTGTACCCGTCGAACACCACCACCAACGGCGCGATCCTGGCCGGACTGCAGCAGTTCGGCGGCGTGGACGGCAACGGGATGTGGGGCGCGCCGCAGCTGGGCCGGTGGAAGTGGCACGACCCGTACGTGCACGCGTCGCTGCTGGCGCAGAACAACACCCGGGTATGGGTGTGGAGCCCGACCAACATGGGCGGCGACGCGGCCGCGATGATCGGCCAGGCCGGTGAGGCGATGGGCAACAGCCGCATGTTCTACCAGCAATACCGCAGCGACGGCGGCCACAACGGCCACTTCGACTTTCCCGGCGGCGGCGACAACGGCTGGGGCTCGTGGGCCGGGCAGCTGGGCGCCATGTCGGGTGACATCGTGGGAGCCATCCGCTAA
- a CDS encoding phosphatase PAP2 family protein, producing MAEPAVPSGEVAVMVAVQSALADRPGVLAAARGMSHFGEHSVGWLIVELLGALLKERRRGEWLVAAAGTFAAHAAAVLIKRVVRRKRPHDPAVTVNVGTPSQLSFPSAHATSTTAAAILMGRAAGLPRGISAAVLVPPMALSRILLGVHYPSDVAFGVALGAAVARLALWLDRKSR from the coding sequence ATGGCTGAACCGGCGGTGCCAAGCGGCGAAGTAGCCGTGATGGTTGCCGTTCAGTCGGCACTGGCTGACCGCCCCGGGGTGTTGGCCGCCGCGCGCGGAATGTCTCACTTCGGCGAGCACAGCGTCGGCTGGCTGATCGTCGAACTGCTGGGCGCCCTGTTAAAGGAGCGGCGCCGCGGGGAATGGCTGGTGGCCGCGGCCGGCACGTTCGCCGCGCACGCGGCCGCCGTGCTGATCAAGCGGGTGGTGCGACGCAAACGCCCGCACGATCCGGCCGTCACGGTCAACGTCGGCACCCCCAGCCAGCTGAGCTTCCCGTCCGCGCATGCGACCTCCACGACGGCCGCGGCCATCCTGATGGGCCGCGCCGCCGGACTGCCTCGAGGAATAAGCGCCGCCGTGCTGGTTCCGCCGATGGCGCTGTCGCGGATACTGCTGGGCGTGCACTATCCCAGCGATGTTGCTTTCGGCGTGGCGCTCGGCGCCGCGGTTGCGCGCCTTGCACTCTGGCTCGATAGAAAGTCGAGATAG
- the culp6 gene encoding carboxylesterase Culp6: MTTNAQRKRRRILAWVAALSMAGVVLLVIVAVVTMLRSTEAPPSAVPPGVLPPSSTTTHPHKPRPASQDASCPDVELLVIPGTWESSPQDDPLNPMQFPNALLHNMTGAIGQQFPASRVQTYTVPYTAQFNNPLGGVKQMSYNDSRAEGTRAAVQALTDMNNKCPLTSYVLAGFSQGAVIAGDIASDIGNGRGPVDDDLVLGVTLIADGRRQQGVGNDIGPNPPGEGAEVTLHEVPMLSGLGLTMTGARPGGFGDLNTKTNEICAAGDLICAAPNEAFSVANLPNTLNTLAGGAGQPVHAMYATPQFWNLDGAPATDWTLNWARNLVENAPHPKHG; this comes from the coding sequence ATGACCACCAACGCCCAGCGCAAGCGTCGCCGAATCCTGGCCTGGGTCGCCGCGTTGTCCATGGCCGGCGTCGTGTTGTTGGTCATCGTGGCCGTGGTGACGATGCTGCGCAGCACCGAAGCGCCGCCCAGCGCAGTCCCGCCCGGCGTCTTGCCGCCGTCCTCGACGACGACGCATCCGCACAAGCCACGGCCGGCTTCCCAGGACGCTTCTTGCCCCGACGTCGAATTGCTGGTGATTCCCGGGACGTGGGAGTCCTCCCCGCAAGACGATCCACTGAACCCGATGCAGTTCCCTAATGCGTTGCTGCACAACATGACCGGGGCGATCGGCCAGCAGTTCCCGGCCTCGCGGGTGCAGACGTACACCGTGCCTTACACCGCTCAATTCAACAATCCGCTGGGCGGCGTCAAGCAGATGTCCTATAACGACAGCCGGGCCGAAGGCACCCGTGCGGCGGTCCAGGCGCTGACCGACATGAACAACAAGTGCCCGCTGACCAGCTATGTGCTGGCGGGTTTCTCGCAGGGCGCCGTGATCGCCGGCGACATCGCCAGCGACATCGGCAACGGCCGCGGACCCGTCGACGACGATCTGGTCTTGGGTGTGACGCTGATCGCCGACGGGCGCCGCCAGCAGGGTGTGGGCAACGACATCGGCCCCAACCCACCCGGCGAGGGCGCCGAGGTGACCCTGCACGAGGTGCCGATGTTGTCCGGGCTCGGCTTGACGATGACCGGCGCACGGCCCGGCGGCTTCGGGGACCTCAACACCAAGACCAACGAGATCTGCGCGGCGGGCGATCTGATCTGTGCCGCACCGAACGAGGCATTTAGCGTCGCGAACCTGCCGAATACACTCAACACGCTGGCCGGCGGCGCGGGCCAGCCGGTTCACGCCATGTACGCCACCCCCCAGTTCTGGAATCTGGATGGCGCCCCGGCCACGGATTGGACGCTGAACTGGGCGCGTAATCTCGTTGAAAACGCGCCCCACCCCAAGCACGGGTGA
- the aftB gene encoding terminal beta-(1->2)-arabinofuranosyltransferase, producing the protein MPSASPGLEALKRFNGTVMRRRPRVGRRRRSLFPYDPVVRVSLWVSVAVIAVLFGWGAWERRWIADDGLIVLRTVRNLLAGNGPVFNQGERVEANTSTAWTYLMYIGSWVGGPVRMEYVALALALVLSVSGVALLILGAGRLYAPSLRGRRAIMLPAGALVYIALPPARDFATSGLESGLTLAYLGLLWWMMVRWSQPLRNRPDSDVFLGVLAFVAGISVLVRPELALMGGLALIMMLIAARTWRRRVLIVAAGGFLPVAYQIFRMGYYGLLVPGTALAKDAAGDKWSQGMIYLSNFVSPYAVWLPVLLLVPLGLLLMAVRRRPSFLRPMPAPNYGRLARAVQSPPAVVAFVLVSGLLQALYWTRQGGDFMHARVLLAPLFCLLAPVAVIPILIPDGEDFSRETGYWLAGAAGLLWLGIAGWSLWAANSPGLGYDATHVTYSGIVDERRFYAQATGHAHPLTAADYLDYPRMAAVLAALDNTPDGALLLPSGNYIQWDIVPQLQPPPPAPGSKPPQKPQHAVFFTNLGMLGMNVGLDVRVIDPIGLANPLAQHTQRLTHGRIGHDKNLFPDWVIADGPWVKVYPGIPGYLDANWVAQAVAALQCPETKAVLASVRAPMSLHRFVSNFLHAFEFTAYRIDRVPLYELARCGLPVPDASPPPPRE; encoded by the coding sequence TTGCCTTCGGCTAGCCCTGGTCTGGAGGCGCTCAAGCGCTTCAACGGCACGGTGATGCGCCGCCGGCCCAGAGTGGGTCGGCGTCGCCGGTCGCTGTTCCCCTACGACCCGGTGGTTCGGGTCAGCCTGTGGGTGAGCGTGGCGGTGATCGCCGTGCTCTTCGGCTGGGGTGCATGGGAGCGGCGCTGGATCGCCGACGACGGGCTGATCGTGCTGCGCACGGTGCGCAATCTGCTGGCCGGTAACGGACCGGTCTTCAACCAGGGCGAGCGGGTCGAGGCGAACACGTCCACGGCATGGACCTACCTGATGTACATCGGAAGCTGGGTCGGCGGTCCGGTGCGCATGGAGTACGTGGCGCTGGCGCTCGCGCTGGTGCTGTCGGTGTCGGGCGTGGCGCTGCTGATCCTGGGTGCCGGTCGTCTCTATGCACCCAGCCTGCGAGGACGCCGGGCGATCATGCTGCCGGCCGGGGCGCTGGTCTACATCGCGCTGCCGCCGGCGCGCGACTTCGCCACCTCCGGGCTGGAGAGCGGACTGACGCTGGCCTATCTGGGGTTGCTGTGGTGGATGATGGTCCGCTGGTCGCAGCCGCTGCGGAACCGGCCGGACAGCGACGTGTTCTTGGGCGTCCTGGCCTTCGTCGCCGGGATCAGCGTGTTGGTGCGGCCCGAGCTGGCGCTGATGGGTGGCCTGGCCCTGATCATGATGCTGATCGCGGCCCGGACCTGGCGCCGTCGGGTGCTGATCGTGGCGGCCGGCGGCTTCCTTCCCGTGGCCTACCAGATCTTCCGGATGGGCTATTACGGCTTGCTGGTGCCGGGGACGGCTCTGGCCAAGGACGCCGCTGGTGACAAGTGGTCCCAGGGCATGATTTACCTCTCGAACTTCGTCTCGCCCTACGCGGTGTGGCTACCGGTGCTGCTGCTGGTCCCGCTGGGGCTGCTGCTGATGGCGGTGCGGCGGCGGCCGTCGTTCTTGCGCCCGATGCCCGCGCCCAACTACGGGCGGCTGGCGCGTGCGGTGCAAAGCCCGCCGGCCGTGGTGGCTTTCGTCCTCGTGAGCGGGCTGCTGCAGGCCCTGTACTGGACCCGGCAGGGCGGCGATTTCATGCATGCGCGAGTGCTGCTCGCGCCGCTTTTCTGTTTGCTGGCCCCGGTCGCCGTGATCCCGATACTGATCCCCGACGGGGAGGACTTTTCCCGCGAAACGGGTTATTGGCTGGCCGGCGCCGCCGGCCTGCTGTGGCTCGGTATTGCGGGCTGGTCGCTGTGGGCAGCAAACTCGCCGGGGCTGGGTTACGACGCCACCCACGTCACGTACAGCGGCATTGTCGACGAACGCCGTTTCTACGCCCAGGCGACCGGCCACGCGCACCCGCTGACCGCCGCCGATTACCTCGATTATCCGAGGATGGCGGCGGTGCTGGCGGCGCTGGACAACACCCCGGACGGGGCGTTGTTGCTGCCATCGGGAAACTACATTCAGTGGGACATCGTGCCCCAGCTGCAGCCGCCACCGCCGGCCCCGGGCAGCAAACCACCGCAAAAGCCGCAACATGCAGTGTTTTTCACGAACCTGGGGATGCTGGGCATGAATGTCGGGCTCGATGTCCGGGTGATCGACCCGATCGGGTTGGCGAACCCGCTCGCCCAGCACACGCAGCGCCTGACGCACGGCCGGATCGGCCATGACAAAAACCTGTTCCCGGATTGGGTGATCGCCGACGGCCCGTGGGTGAAGGTGTATCCGGGCATTCCGGGCTACCTCGATGCAAACTGGGTCGCCCAGGCGGTCGCGGCGCTGCAGTGTCCCGAGACCAAGGCGGTGCTGGCTTCGGTGCGTGCCCCGATGTCGCTGCACCGGTTTGTCTCAAACTTCTTGCATGCCTTCGAATTCACCGCGTACCGGATCGACCGGGTCCCGCTCTACGAGCTCGCCAGGTGCGGCCTACCGGTGCCGGACGCGTCCCCACCGCCGCCCCGTGAGTGA
- a CDS encoding decaprenyl-phosphate phosphoribosyltransferase, producing MSEEVATGKPPANLITGLIKAVRPRQWVKNVLVLAAPVAAAGHGVRYDYADVLTKASVAFLVFSLAASAIYLINDVRDVEADREHPTKRFRPIAAGVVPEWLAYALAVVLGAASLGISFWLTPNLAVVMGVYLAMQLAYCFGLKHQAVLDICIVSSAYLLRAIAGGAATDIPLSQWFLLIMAFGSLFMAAGKRYAELQLAERTGAAIRKSLESYTSTYLRFVWTMSATAFVMCYGLWAFERDRGSGSWYAVSMVPLTIAVLRYAVDVDGGLAGEPEEIALRDRVLQLLFLAWIATVGAAVAFG from the coding sequence ATGAGCGAAGAGGTGGCGACCGGAAAACCTCCGGCGAACCTGATCACCGGGTTGATCAAGGCCGTGCGCCCGCGTCAATGGGTGAAGAATGTGCTCGTGCTGGCCGCGCCGGTCGCGGCGGCGGGACACGGGGTCCGGTACGACTACGCCGATGTGCTGACCAAGGCCTCCGTGGCCTTCCTGGTGTTCAGCTTGGCGGCGTCGGCGATCTACCTGATCAACGACGTCCGCGACGTCGAGGCTGACCGGGAGCACCCCACCAAGAGGTTCCGGCCGATCGCGGCCGGTGTGGTGCCCGAATGGCTGGCCTACGCGCTGGCCGTGGTGCTGGGTGCGGCCTCGCTGGGGATTTCCTTCTGGCTGACGCCGAACCTCGCGGTGGTGATGGGCGTCTACCTCGCGATGCAGCTGGCGTACTGCTTCGGCCTGAAACACCAAGCGGTGCTGGACATCTGCATCGTGTCGTCGGCGTATCTGCTGCGGGCGATAGCCGGGGGCGCGGCCACCGATATCCCGCTGTCCCAGTGGTTCCTGCTGATCATGGCGTTCGGGTCGCTGTTCATGGCGGCCGGCAAACGCTACGCCGAGCTGCAATTGGCCGAGCGCACCGGCGCGGCGATCCGCAAGTCGCTGGAAAGCTACACCAGCACCTACCTTCGGTTCGTCTGGACGATGTCGGCGACGGCCTTCGTGATGTGTTACGGGTTGTGGGCATTCGAGCGGGACCGCGGTTCGGGCTCCTGGTACGCGGTCTCGATGGTTCCGTTAACCATCGCGGTGCTGCGCTATGCCGTCGACGTCGACGGCGGACTGGCCGGCGAGCCCGAAGAAATTGCGCTGCGTGACCGGGTGTTGCAGCTGCTGTTCCTGGCGTGGATCGCAACAGTTGGTGCCGCCGTTGCCTTCGGCTAG